A genome region from Arachis duranensis cultivar V14167 chromosome 8, aradu.V14167.gnm2.J7QH, whole genome shotgun sequence includes the following:
- the LOC107460985 gene encoding uncharacterized protein LOC107460985: MKKHLAKIGGDIKKCSKVPYDVEKQMQGLLKEIQKSKTSKRKVSFNEEGTDECEDAIDEAIAQDEQQTPSQLPTKEVVGGDPKKKAKTIIPPMFAPRTTPGSQRSLKSVFHNKEALHEVDKRVARWLLDCRIPFNAVMSPFFQDMLDGVAGYRPGYIGPSYDSLRVNLLANLKRECQMVVDSYTSAWKETGCTLMADGWTDQRQRMLINFLVYCSKGLCFMKSVDASSMVKNASSLCDLFSEVIEWIGPDNVVHVVTDNAANYVADGRLISKKFENIHWSPCAAHCLNLILKDISSMPHISSLATRASKITVFVYNHTVFLSWLRQKDNWKEIVRPGPTRFVTVFLTLMSIFERKSELQQLVVDTHFTGHKLGRSANGRAVSAIILDNKFWDDYFTVCQIVSPLIKLLRFVDADDKPSLGIIYEGMLRSENGIKEMFKHRKSAYQPYTEIINSRWDKHLKKNIHAAAY, from the coding sequence ATGAAAAAGCATTTGGCGAAGATAGGTGGAGACATTAAGAAGTGTTCTAAGGTCCCGTATGATGTAGAAAAACAAATGCAAGGTTTATTGAAAGAGATTCAGAAAAGTAAAACTAGTAAAAGGAAAGTCAGTTTCAATGAAGAGGGTACCGATGAGTGTGAGGATGCAATTGATGAAGCAATAGCGCAAGACGAACAACAAACTCCGAGTCAGTTACCAACTAAGGAGGTTGTTGGAGGCGAtccaaaaaagaaagcaaaaaccaTTATTCCTCCTATGTTTGCACCAAGAACAACTCCGGGCAGTCAACGAAGTCTGAAAAGCGTGTTTCATAACAAAGAGGCGCTTCATGAAGTTGATAAGCGAGTGGCTAGATGGCTTTTGGATTGTAGGATTCCTTTCAATGCGGTTATGTCACCTTTTTTTCAAGATATGTTGGATGGTGTAGCTGGCTATAGGCCTGGTTATATAGGTCCTTCTTATGACTCTTTAAGGGTTAACTTATTAGCCAATCTCAAAAGGGAGTGTCAAATGGTTGTTGATAGCTATACGTCTGCTTGGAAAGAAACTGGATGTACTCTCATGGCTGATGGTTGGACAGATCAAAGACAAAGAATGttgattaattttttggtttattgttCGAAAGGGTTGTGCTTTATGAAATCTGTTGATGCCTCAAGTATGGTTAAAAATGCTTCTAGCTTGTGTGACTTGTTTTCAGAGGTGATTGAATGGATTGGACCTGATAATGTTGTTCATGTAGTAACCGATAATGCTGCGAATTATGTTGCTGATGGTAGGCTTATTAgtaagaaatttgaaaatattcacTGGTCACCTTGTGCTGCTCATTGCTTGAATCTTATTCTAAAAGATATAAGCAGCATGCCACATATTTCTAGCCTTGCAACACGTGCTTCGAAGATTACTGTGTTTGTATATAATCATACGGTGTTCTTGTCCTGGCTAAGACAAAAAGATAATTGGAAGGAGATTGTTCGTCCAGGTCCAACTCGTTTTGTCACTGTCTTCCTCACATTGATGAGTATCTTTGAGCGCAAATCGGAATTACAACAATTGGTTGTTGATACACACTTTACCGGACACAAATTAGGAAGGAGTGCTAATGGTAGAGCTGTGAGTGCAATTATCCTAGACAATAAATTTTGGGATGATTATTTTACTGTATGCCAAATTGTGAGTCCGTTGATTAAATTGCTGAGGTTTGTAGATGCCGATGATAAACCATCATTGGGAATTATTTATGAAGGTATGCTGAGGTCAGAAAATGGAATCAAAGAAATGTTCAAGCATAGGAAGAGTGCATATCAACCTTACACAGAGATTATCAACTCAAGATGGGACaaacatttgaaaaaaaatattcacgCAGCAGCCTAttga